The following is a genomic window from Gouania willdenowi unplaced genomic scaffold, fGouWil2.1 scaffold_356_arrow_ctg1, whole genome shotgun sequence.
ttcatagcatttgttgttttttttcttttaagcatttcttttaattaaattaattaattaaagcatttatataaaattgtagaatattgttACGTTTAAGATAAACTAGTAGCAGTTATTTTGTACttcaagttttttgttttgtttttatttacagtaggttattttttattttaactttattaaatTTGTGGTACATTCTTATGTTTATGACAAACTAGTAGTTGTTATTGTGCactttgaaatatatatatatatatatttttcgttgattttttaatttattttactgaaaTTGTAGAATACTCATATGTTTACGATTTAAATGTCTGTAACCTATTGGTtatcgtatcgtatcgataCCAACCAACACTCATTAATGCTAAATCAGTATCGTATCAGACGTGAAAAGTTATATCCAGACACCCCAAATTATAGTAAGTaaatattctattctattacaattaattaatcCACTTCATAGATGTTTTATCTCTAACACACACGATGCCAAATGTATGAATGAAGCATGTGATCTTTATGCTAGCATGCTCCATTattgaataaaatatgtaaCACATTATGACCCAAGGCGTCTGCTCACCTTGATGAAGGACACGTTTGAAGGGAACTCCCCCGGCGTCACTGCGGGTGTTTCTGTCAGAGGAGGAGCAGCGATGGGTCCTCTGGAGATCCGCAGCGACACGGGGAAAGTGCAGCTCAGCGGTTGGTCAGCAGGGGGCGACTCAGCGTCTTCCAGTTTGGTTTCCTCTGCTTTGCTCTCCTGCGTTTGGGTTCCGGACTCATTGGTGTAATTGGAGTCATTTACAGCGTCTCCAGCTGGTTTTGCGTTTTCGTCCCTGCTCTCAGACTCCTTGTGCTTTCCTTCTACTAAACCCATAGTCTTGTTCTTCTCCTGCTTCACGTGTCTCGCCTCCTGAGCCTGAAGCTCTGAGAGAAAGTGTCTGATATTCTTACGTGCCACGTGTACCAGATCAGCATCGATATCCAGACCCAGAATGCGAGCTGGCCGCAGCATTTTGGCGATGTAAAGCGTTATGTGGCCCGTGTTGCATCCCAGATCCAGAACCTCTTTCCCTTCGAACCACTCGGGAAGAAAGACTCGCACGCGGGGGTCTTCGCTGCAGCCCGGGTTACGGTAGCCATAATACTTGTTGTAGTTCCCAAACTGaaacttcttcttctgttctttCTTCTGGTTGTGATTCCTCTGGTTCGGGTGAGACCCACCCGGACCAGTTCTGGGATTTCTTGGCATGTGAAGAGAACTTCTCTGACTCCTGTCCCCAGGTCCTGGCTTTCCAATGGGCGTTGAATGGTTTATCGGCGGCTCCGTTTTACCCGAGTTACGCCTTCGTTTCCGTCTGCTCGTgtgctggttctggttctggttctgtccTGGCACGATTTGGACCGACGTGGACTCCTCTAATGACGCAGAGGCCGGTTCCTCTTTGCAGCTGGTGGAAGTGTCCGACGTCTGCTCGTGTGAAGACCCCGTGACGTTGGAGAAACTGTTGGAGTCTTTGGAGACCTCTAGTGCAGAAGAATCTGGATCGGTGGGAGGCAGCGTGGCGGTACCGGTCTTACTGTCACACTTGGCCAAGTCAAAGACGCTGGTCTGCGTCGTGGAAATCCCTCCGCCGCCGTGGTGCCTGTTGCGATGCCGCTTCCTTCCTCCGCTCTTATGGGGCGAGGACAGGAAGCTGCTGTCTGCTAGGCCGCTGTTCAAATTCAGAGGGTCCGTGATATCCCGCGGGATCAGGATCTCCACCGGGTCGCGGCTTTTTGCCGGCAGCGGCGAGGACTTTGGCGTCTCTGCATTCAGTGCCCTGTTCACCTCCTCATCCTGCAAGCTGTTGAGATTTAACGGATCGAAAATGTTTCCTCCCAGATGGAATTTGGTCGGGAGGACGGAGTCGCTCTCCGAGTTTGCCCGTCGTCTTCTCTTCCCATACACTGGGTGCTTGAAGTTGAAGTTTGCCGTGTTGCGCCGCTTCGTTAGCCTcgtttgttgttgctgctgctgctgcttgtttGGATTAAAGCTGTTCCTACGGTTGATGTTGTTCTCGTTTGCTCTGGATCTCTGCGCGCTGCTGTCGGAGAGGTTGAGCGCGTCCGTGATGCTGGTAGCATTTGGCGAGGACGCAGCATCGAGCACGGGACAAACAGAAGCCGGGTCAGGGGCGGAGCTTATGACCTCCATTATGCCAGAGGATGTGGCATGGGCTCCATTACAACCAGAGAGGTGTGGGTTTGAAGCCGAGCTGGCCTCTGGGCCTCCACTTTTTACACTTTCCTCATCAACGGACATCTTCAGTTTGCAAAGGACTCGgaacctgaaaaacaaaaaatactgtTAAATGATAGCCCGAGGTTGTTTTTAATCGtataaataaagtacattttcttGTTTGGAATTCATAAACTGTTTATGATAGTATAtacattacatttagattgttcAGTGTTGTCTTCAGAACTAAAAAcaggttattaaaaaaaaaacatccatcttgattttcttttttataatacTAGGGTTGCAATGGGCAAGAATATTTCCAGTCAATTTCCATGTGAACTTAAGCTTTTTGAGaacattcaaaaataaatccttttcatgggaattatgcATTATAATTAACTAGAAGATAGgattcattttaaataaccGTTTCAAATCCAAACATATTGTTGTTATGTAtaattcttattttgtgtgcattgtCGAATATgttttttctgagtcattttgtgtattattcttttcttttgcGGTCATTgtcatgagtcattttgtgtaatatttttagaaattttcattattttagttGTGTTATGTATTtccattcattttgtgtattttttgtgttattctgttgttattttgtttgtttttcttgtctatctgttgtaaatgtgtgtttttttgtagggatgtaacgattaatcgtaaggcagttaaaaatcgattcacaggtatcacggttgatatcgattttctgaaaattgaatcgcagtactttttttaaacagcagagggcgctatatatttatccttctcttgtccaaatgttGAGGCGGCgtgcggaatctgctactactttctttctggctgccttctactcttaaacatgttgataaatgattccttacccctttagcaccgaaagaatatccgTAATATTACgttaatatctgtaaaagtcacgtttttctattagctctgtctgttaGCACATAGcctctcttcttcactgcacagaatacctacatcccaaccgaccactgggttaccagcgccctctgctggtccaaaaaaaaaattctggagtaaatacagtgaaattactgttttttttttttttaaagtccaattgttaaggcacaaaatacattttcagttgcacttttaaaaagaaaaagaactattatgcagttttgcattgtttactacagaaccagaatttaaattaataggcttcttcttcatttgtattattccttta
Proteins encoded in this region:
- the LOC114459843 gene encoding 7SK snRNA methylphosphate capping enzyme-like; protein product: MSVDEESVKSGGPEASSASNPHLSGCNGAHATSSGIMEVISSAPDPASVCPVLDAASSPNATSITDALNLSDSSAQRSRANENNINRRNSFNPNKQQQQQQQTRLTKRRNTANFNFKHPVYGKRRRRANSESDSVLPTKFHLGGNIFDPLNLNSLQDEEVNRALNAETPKSSPLPAKSRDPVEILIPRDITDPLNLNSGLADSSFLSSPHKSGGRKRHRNRHHGGGGISTTQTSVFDLAKCDSKTGTATLPPTDPDSSALEVSKDSNSFSNVTGSSHEQTSDTSTSCKEEPASASLEESTSVQIVPGQNQNQNQHTSRRKRRRNSGKTEPPINHSTPIGKPGPGDRSQRSSLHMPRNPRTGPGGSHPNQRNHNQKKEQKKKFQFGNYNKYYGYRNPGCSEDPRVRVFLPEWFEGKEVLDLGCNTGHITLYIAKMLRPARILGLDIDADLVHVARKNIRHFLSELQAQEARHVKQEKNKTMGLVEGKHKESESRDENAKPAGDAVNDSNYTNESGTQTQESKAEETKLEDAESPPADQPLSCTFPVSLRISRGPIAAPPLTETPAVTPGEFPSNVSFIKANYVLDNDHLLVTQRPEYDVILCLSVTKWVHLNWGDPGLCRFFKRVYKHLRPGGMFILEPQPWESYVRRKKLTDNIRRNYLSIQLKPDQFSSFLINEVGFTSFEHLGAPKCSVRGFERPIYVFHK